Part of the Mytilus trossulus isolate FHL-02 chromosome 2, PNRI_Mtr1.1.1.hap1, whole genome shotgun sequence genome is shown below.
GGCTATATTGAACCAATAAATTATTGAAAGCAAGCCAGTTGTGTTACCTTTACTGTGTTAACTTTTTTATGTGTACACttgattttttccaaaaacttTGGGTGAAAAGTATGATAGTGCCTTTATCAAACATAAGTTCCGGTTAATGATTCTGGAAATCATTAGTGTTTCATATGGTAAATCTTTTTACAGCTTCTACCAAAGATTGCTAAAATAGAGCTATGAACACTGCATTGTCTCATACATACAGTTCAGATTAATACCTGGCCACGGAActcataatgaaatatttacaaacacggtcatctcagtaccaggaTCTATGGCAAACGACAcgactttaattttgaaattaccGATAAATATCACATAAGTTACAAATGCTTCGTGGGAATAttccaacttcacctgcatatagGATATGTATTCTCCAGCTTATTCGGTATGAAAGAGCTGGTATGACAAACAACTTCtcgtcatttaaaaaaaaatatctaaaggAACCATGACttggttgataaatattccgtatcaaataatacacgatggtcttgaagtatagatttttgATATTGAGTTTGATTATTATCTTAACGTTGTATAGTATTCTGTGtttgtctttatgaatattactttaactgttattctgtttttgtgatatccatttgacgtgactctgtacttaaaCACCTCGTCATTGTGTGattgttctatgataatttttattcctgtttttattttttcttatgtgCTTCGTCTatatgactttttgtgtttatttgatgCATATGACGTTGGTCTGTACTTATAAATCACGTAATTGTAATATCGGCTATGTTTTCatccttttttttatgtatgcttgtgtgctttgtctatatgccctTTTGTCCTTCTTTATTGCATGTTTTTGTGGTGGTTAAGATTATAATACAATATTGACTGCTTTGTCCCTGTTTACGGAGTATTTGTCtgttgtgtctgtttgttttgttaatacATCAGTGACAATATAGAGGACTTTGaagcgactgtcatacaagtcagaggtttagctagcagtaaataagattttatccacattttttacataagaaaatgtctgtgaCAAGTCAGTTATATGACagttgatatgtttgagctctTGGTTTTGTCGTTTGATTGGGGGCTTTCTGTTTTGATATTTCatcggagttaagtatttttgtgcttttactttttgttaaataaaataaaaccaatatATTCTCACTTGAAATCAAATGATTAACATGAGGGAAATTTGTCTTCAGTTTTGTAATGATATTGGTCTGACACAAGGAGAATCACCTggtttatatactttttatgtcgacaaaaattgataaaacagGGTTTTCTATCACGTGACATGAGAATGCTCAatcttaatttataaatgtatgctGATAATACCGTAATTTTCAGCGAAAAATATACATgatctttaaaattattatagatgtTGTACAATATTGCTTTTAGAAACAGAGGAGCTTGACGTAATGAATTCGTATATCGAggtattttattaaatgttaatgGTTCTTTTGCTTATACTTAGAAAATGTTGTCAAATTAAGGTAGAAAAAGTTGTTTTCACATAATTTAGTAAAATTTAAGATTAAAGATACACTGCGTTCTTTATTTGATACATATGTTTCAATCATAGTGAATTATGATATCAAAGATTGTGGATATCATTAAGCAATTGAAATTGGAACTCTTCACTTATATTGATAGGCAACAAGAATGCTACAAATTACATGGTGTATTTCGAAATAGGTAGCGTTCGATTGTATGTACATAGGTCCTATAAAATTGCGGAATATTGGTGTAAATTGTTAAAACCTGTCAATTGTATTCTGAACAATTGTTATGCAGATATGCTGGCGGCTAACAATgttaaaagtagaaaaaaaattgaattcatcatgtaaaataaaagatttattaGTTTTTATGGCTTAAGTCATGTATGGTTGACACAAactgttttaaatgtaaatgttgTTTACAGCTGATTTCAAACAGCGTGTTACTGATAGGTTTGTATCCGAAGCATTCTCATTTGTATGTGTGTTCTAAATTTCAGTTTACAAATACATATATGAAAGTCAATGGTTTGCAGTTTTATCTTAGTAGAcctgttattttaatttaaaaaaaaaccataagcAAGTACCATATACATGCACATaacttaaaaattgaaactggAAGGTTTTCAAATAGAAACGTTAGAATATGTTATGTGTGCAACTATAATTCGGCTGaagattaatttaattttattttggaatatATTGGATACAAAAATATTCGTATGAAGTATATATAACCTTATTTTTGGAGAAATCCATCAGTATAACTATTTAAACttatagataaaggcaacagtagtataccgctgttcaaaactccatggacaaaaaacaaaatcggggtaacaaactaaaaccgagggaaacgcattaaatataagaggagaacaacgacacaacaccgaaacgaaccaagcatcagacaaaacaccacgagaataacaaatataacatgaaaaccaaatacatgaatttgggataaacaagtaccgtgccacgtctcatctcaatatctcaaaaataagagaaaacacaaacgactcaacgtgaaaatgcaacacacacagaaacgaacaataatataatataaaattgtttcttGTTCGTTATATAAAAGAATTTAATAATTTTGGGAAGTATTTATGTATTGCCGAAAatctttgaatatatatatattaaattatgttAATAATATCATGCTcctacatttgttttaaattgatgaaaTGTATGTTAATGGATGATCTTATAATACTATTTGATACTtactatatttaatgtttatatattagTTATACTTTATACCTGTAAGTCATATTGGTGTTTTGtgaaaagaatatatataaacaaatctaTACTAACACTGACAGTATGATCCGTAGTAACCAGACGGACAGGAACAGTACCAACCGGAGCCGGATATTACACAGTGTCCGCCATTGCTACATTGTATATTAGTGCAAGGTGTAgctagaaaataaaatgactcaAGATAAACTAACTATAAAAATATACTTGATCTTTGGTTATTGAAGAGTAGGTTCACGATCAATGATTTAAATATTCTCCAAACTCAATGTAATGAGTATGATACATACAATAATAAAGTAAATTTCACTAAGAGAAgggaaaagttttaaaataaagcatgaTGTGTAAAAACATTCCtccttttttctataaaatcatatttatcccgtaatttgttgaaatgtttttaaagttataataaacatctaataactttatttgtTCCAATTAAAAATACTCATTCAAAAAGCAGTTTTTTCGATTTCACAGGACAAATAAACTTGCAAAAATCTGAGAGTAAAAGCTAAGAACAACCTTGTCAACGATTACTTTTAGACAATATCAGCCATTTAAGTGCGTTATTCGGATCTAATAAAATATCCAAtgaatttgttgttatttgtcATGCTGTAACTTTAGAGCAAGGAGGCATATCgatttaatttgaaacaaaaaagtgAATATCACATGCAactttttaagtattttttcatGGAAATGTAAGAAGATGACTTCATTTTGTACTATGTCGCCGGCACGCTGGCTTGTATTATCGTGATAtcgtttatttatattaatcagCAATCAAAACCTTGgttacaattcataaaatccTTAGTAATTCCTACAATGAAACtcattaaaaattgtaaattatgcACGTAAACGAGTGGTTCGTTAGATACAAACATGATGTTTCAGTGAGTTTTGATTAACTGGATAATTGAATATTCAGGATCATATCATTGGGTGGAGTGTTGCTTTGTGAGACTGTataatgtagtttttttttgaCAACAATCAATTTGtaagaacattatttttgatttgGAAGATAACCCTTTAATTGCCAATTCAATTCACACGATTCTTTGCAATTATTAAGATAaagcaaaatataagaaataacttCCATTGGCATTACGATGTATCTAATAAACTACGTAGTGGGACACTTCAattaaatactgtggattcattaatattcgttggataccaattttcgtgggtttcgtgggtacaggagaaccacgaattcaaatgttcaacgaaatacaaattttgtaaaggaatgagtgtagactttgccaaaaccacgaaattaaatatccacgaatatgtaagctttcctcaaaccacgaaaattggtacccacgaaaataaatgaatccacagtatatttttgtttgtcctTTAAAATGACCGGTAAGGTCACATAATTTACCAAAATAATGTTTTGaccatatatttataaaatatatcaattgttAGAAGCTGCCTATAACATTCTGACCttaaaattatgtaataatcCAAAGGCAGCATGGAAATGAGGTGTCAAATGATTACTTAGCATTGTAGCATGTGTGTTGTTTTCTGCTGTCATTGTTTCATATATCTTATGTGTGTTTTGATTGCCATAGCATGTATACGctttttgcaaataaactcattcattcattcattcagtAAGCCAACAACCCACACGTTCTATGATGATCCAGATATTAGTGAGAAACggtattttaacaattttccatTACACGGTGTGTCTGAAAATCTATTACAGAtgcttatattttttcaaaacgttTAGATACCGTGtcgaaaaatctaaaattttaaattgatactaTAATTCAGAAGATCATAAGTTTAGAAAAAAGATaagctaaaataatttataggTTATAGCGCtctttttatagatatattttgtttttggtaaaaGGCTGACTCGCACTTTACCTATATTTGCATTGATATTATTTTGGTTTCTTTGTTATTtagaatttgattaaattttggtaacatgtttttttttataaattgttatttggatggagacttgtctaattggcactcatacaacatcttcccATATCTATAAAGAGGCATAATATTAAACACTGTATCGTAGTACAAGCCAAGGAGTTCGAACATCTAACACAAATTCTTAAATCTGACCTAGTACAAAAATTTTACTTTCGACCACAATTATGTGATTTTCAATAGATACAAGTTTGCACACTAATATAACCTACACTGATAtcgtataaatattttgtttggtagAATCCAACTTGACACTAGTatgatgttggtttttttatgtttttgtttttataaaatccATTACTAAATAGTCCACTATTGGATACGTAGCTTAACCAGAAATACTTGCGACCCTTAACCCTACCCCCTCTCCTCAGAAACAGATACAATGGCATTGTTCACtgtattataaaacatgttaaatgcagTATTTAGTCATATTTCAGGTTGTATAAAAAGTGCTTACATTGACAGATTGTTCCATAGTATCCACTTGGACAAGTGCATGTGTATATATTCACTCCATTACGGCATGTTCCAGAATTTAAACATGGGGTAGAGTCGCATGGTACatctaaacatataaataaaatactacaaacatttgaaattgaaaaaagacgTATTAAAATTGGAATTGATTATTGAAAAACGAACAAATTTGATGGAATCTGGTGCAGCCTTGATTTATTgttcaatttgaaaaatgatcaACATATTAGCAGTTATTATTCTATTATTTACTTTAGTGAGAGGATATATTCTAACAAGGTACCATGAACATACAggaatatacaaataaggaTAAATAAAGCCTGAAGGGATTACACCAACCCCGAATGAAGCGCGACTATGGTTTGACAGGGTAATATTCTCCTTTTTTGAATACATCCCAATCAGTGTAAATCTGCTATTAAGCTGCGGTCACACACTCACGATTTTTAATACCatccttgacaggaccattcccgataaaaatttgtcaaagtCTGATCAAATTCCTTGGAATCATGGAtggaaatttaaacttttattagaatttgtaaaacaaataattgaatcacgacaacaatcatatattgttcaggaagcgtcgatattcaactgtttccaagcgaatttatcccgataatcccgttctcaatccgctttaaaaattgttatacgatgatgactgatgtacccatattttgactatattatttattgtgtcagtttatttaacgcatcaatgtaaatataacggaatttgatgagactgtcattaaagtgagagagtaagcgctataaaaccaggttcaatccaacattttctacatttggaaATGTCTGTAcatagtcaggaatatgacagttcttgtccattcgtttttatgcgttttgttatttgattttgcaatgtgattatggactttccgaattgattttcctctaagttcattatttttttgattttacttttttttaatccaatttgtaattgtcgggactctgacgtgagTATTATTGAcaaatttcgtattaataacgggacagCTCCGGGACAGCTCCTTGCATACATCATTGAGTTTGACAACATTATGATTTGTCATTGTTTAACACAAGTATGTTTAGTTTGCAAATATCTTAccaaatgtaacacacacatatTGGTTGTTTGAAGCTTCTACACAGTATGTGTTTTCTTGGCATGGGTTTGGATAGCAACGACTTTCCTCCTGTCGAAGAAATACAACTTTGAACATCGCAAAGGTATTTGTTAAGATATTCAATGTTACCTGCTATTTCGGGGGGTCTTTATTACTACTATATGAACATTACAATTCATTGCTGAAGCTTGCTTTTCAGAGAAAGTTAGAGTCTACCATGCTTAGAGGAGAATTGATTCTAAATTAA
Proteins encoded:
- the LOC134705682 gene encoding delta-like protein C, whose product is MFKVVFLRQEESRCYPNPCQENTYCVEASNNQYVCVTFDVPCDSTPCLNSGTCRNGVNIYTCTCPSGYYGTICQSTPCTNIQCSNGGHCVISGSGWYCSCPSGYYGSYCQYDPCTGGCSNGGSCEVVGSRAKCCVSSLWSSDKCEYQSK